The Anastrepha ludens isolate Willacy chromosome 2, idAnaLude1.1, whole genome shotgun sequence genome contains a region encoding:
- the LOC128864486 gene encoding HEAT repeat-containing protein 5B isoform X2 has product MENLPNFARTPQFLRKVITEARRSFIRNDDHDTSHIDEADTENGAEPYIDEMELSHSLTLNEGALKQLPEQKRPVFVFEWLRYLEKVLPVAQKSDIKGCQKKLVQQLTEHIHGSPGPPTRKLIASCLATLFSVGDTFMLFDTVNACNDILKNKDDSPSYLPTKLAAICVLGSMYEKLGRMMGRSYEETVQILIRTLRNAESQARAEIMITLEKVCAGMGTAISNVHKDIYKATKHCLTDRVMAVRVAAAKCVLEMINHAPFLYQTELESLASLCFRAFDGSNYEVRCAVAKLLGTLLAFTQQPPEGSNKKPGQSISTKNQARTVSLDEALGILMSGFLRGGVSFLKGTGEIIKGSSSVNREVRVGVTHSYVVFVQFMGSVWLERNLSTFLMHVLDLVANPKAASSHVDAVYSRKCINFILRSIIGKMLGEKAQTSACKELIHIVAKQMNSIDFNPENAKDSNQETLFSQHLLVCALQELGSLVLGLGTTAQSLLHDHTLNSIDATCAVLVHPCAAARLAAAWCLRCFCVAVPSQITPLIDRFVDAIEQMRSSPEAIAGYSAALASILGSVRYSPLGIPHTKGKVVFNTAEELLRSASQNSRMSLNRTQAGWLLIGAIMTLGSPVVKGLLPRMLLLWRNSFPRSNKELESEKARGDAFTWQVTLEGRAGALSVMHSFLLNCPDLVTEDITRRLLTPIESALAMLVNLSSVLKSYGTQLKAPAAMVRLRLYETLSLLPPNVLESSYTHLLRMLVAEFTLSENPANTTNSLLRALCHGDDSIILGTWLQETDHRTIEDQMEPNRRSDGEHLQPNSAAGSGALEHDHCCLYRPPIGGLVGTAAIVAVSNAHVNKVDQCPGPLPLGVAVIDMSVTLFGLIFPKVANKHRLQMLEHFAECIRQAKSSRQEAVQMNIFTAMLSGLKGLTDSKSGIGQEDVKKSATNLVVAALVSTNSTLRCAAGEAIGRMAQVVGDSRFTAELAQNSFDKLKSARDVVTRTGHSLALGCLHRYVGGMGSSHHLNTSVSILLALAQDISSPVVQVWSLYALALIADSGGPMFRGYVEATLSLCLKLLLAVPQSNVDVHQCIGRVLNALITTVGPELQSNNGVVGAMRSSFLCASAIMQAHTDPLVQAEATGCLQQLHLFGPKYVNLSSLVPTLVKTLSSNYLMLRKAAVSCLRQLSQREAKEVCELALTMTPEQCPGITITEYGLPGVLFAMLDTETDAEMLKNIHDTLTSMLQMLASDNLSSWLSLCKNVLTVAVEGTSLQDETSGIKNDAINSKSSGSNDNANRGERDDDDDEEEDYDDVTEYHAEENTSTHPAVQPRWPTRVFAAQCVRKIIATCEAANPIHLDLIQAKEMQMIKSRGDYLILHLAELIRMSFMAATSDSDQLRLEGLRTLQEIIDRFANVPEPEFPGHLLLEQFQAQVGAALRPAFSPDTPSHVTAAACEVCSAWIGSGVARDLNDLRRVHHLLVSSLDKLHTKTNSTQLYNESMATLEKLSILKAWAEVYIVAMIGNGSAPASLLQKKLTSSNAITPLTSGLDLDGADAAGGDFGDFESRGESLLNLVKPELGNLSTHWLAAMKDHALLLLPAEFQSQLPHDGGAFYTTDTINSSKPHYLSSWPPILYAASLWLKDEGFAAYANTSATGTDGAAYETNNNISHGSLSADRFHMVFGICMEALCSTRTSEKPKNVISCLQSLYTIFDSDWARKQLIKNKTLIIELCNVLHRQILTRDELLVQLLCMEILKQSIQAAKEDLQIKREQHLAQNKNNDNTDNAHLQTEIENLGEGGEGGEIVPGTSHVYAVLEVCLCVFVRQIPSMNPSVASKLSTIQFKQELAAKSSTSQSFFSILAEDNGMLVASGLQCVEELTALCSPKGALTILPTIVFMTTSIMREIANKSAIDTTILASTGAVQASLHTLKSVCTDRLAKHETVSADWMEILQSALATIIDMTKTAGDEEERKVDEVTMLLAIAVFILHTPASVVSAPSLQYPCINHFRQCMQSEHLSVKLKCIQTTRSIFAKADLKISTPYIHALAPRIIEGLYAETAKTPRTDMELQITLESILTVETLIELAEPQNRIQMLTLLVPVLINYLAEPTKLRTLPKYQRQLHEQSLQWLMKIGPKYPQEFKALMGQTLELRQKLETAIRNQQQSINIANKASELQARGGMAKPQKPTIKLKTDFSNFQ; this is encoded by the exons ATGGagaatttgccgaattttgCACGCACACCACAGTTTTTGCGTAAAGTCATCACCGAAGCGAGAag atCTTTTATTCGGAACGACGATCACGATACGAGCCACATCGACGAAGCGGACACAGAAAACGGCGCCGAACCGTATATCGATGAAATGGAACTATCTCATAGCCTAACTCTTAACGAGGGGGCGTTAAAACAATTGCCGGAACAAAAACGGCCGGTCTTCGTCTTCGAATGGCTGCGCTACTTGGAAAAAGTGCTGCCGGTTGCACAGAAATCGGACATAAAGGGTTGTCAAAAGAAGCTAGTCCAACAATTGACCGAACATATTCACGGATCACCAGGTCCGCCGACACGCAAATTAATAGCCAGCTGCTTGGCTACACTTTTCTCGGTTGGTGATACTTTTATGCTGTTCGATACGGTGAATGCTTGCAATGACATACTGAAGAACAAGGATGATTCACCTAGCTATTTACCAACAAAACT TGCCGCAATTTGTGTATTGGGTTCGATGTATGAAAAACTCGGTCGTATGATGGGTCGCTCCTATGAGGAAACGGTTCAAATTCTTATACGCACTTTGCGCAACGCTGAATCGCAGGCACGTGCCGAAATCATGATTACACTGGAAAAG GTTTGCGCAGGCATGGGGACCGCCATCTCGAACGTGCACAAGGATATTTACAAAGCGACAAAACATTGTCTCACAGATCGCGTGATGGCGGTACGTGTGGCGGCTGCCAAATGCGTGCTTGAGATGATCAATCACGCGCCTTTCCTCTATCAAACAGAGCTCGAGAGTTTGGCTTCGCTTTGTTTTCGCGCTTTTGACGGCAGCAATTATGAGGTGCGGTGTGCGGTAGCCAAATTGCTTGGCACGCTACTAGCCTTCACGCAACAACCGCCGGAGGGCTCAAACAAGAAACCAGGTCAATCCATATCTACAAAGAATCAAGCGCGTACTGTTTCATTGGACGAAGCTTTGGGCATATTAATGTCTGGCTTTTTACGTGGGGGTGTTTCATTTTTAAAGGGTACCGGCGAGATTATCAAAGGTAGTTCGAGCGTAAATCGTGAAGTGCGTGTTGGCGTCACACATTCGTATGTGGTGTTCGTACAGTTTATGGGCAGCGTCTGGCTGGAGCGAAATTTAAGCACTTTTCTAATGCATGTACTTGATTTGGTAGCAAATCCAAAAGCTGCCTCCTCACACGTCGATGCTGTGTATTCACGTAAATGTATCAACTTCATACTTCGTTCGATTATTGGTAAAATGCTTGGCGAAAAAGCACAGACATCAGCCTGCAAGGAGCTCATACACATTGTAGCTAAGCAAATGAATTCGATCGATTTCAATCCGGAGAATGCGAAGGATTCTAATCAAGAAACGCTTTTCAGTCAACACCTATTGGTATGCGCTCTCCAAGAATTGGGTTCGCTTGTGCTCGGTTTGGGCACCACAGCCCAGAGTTTGTTGCATGATCACACCCTGAACTCTATTGATGCGACTTGCGCAGTGCTCGTGCATCCATGCGCCGCAGCACGTTTAGCTGCTGCCTGGTGTTTGCGTTGTTTCTGTGTGGCGGTGCCGAGCCAAATCACGCCACTAATCGATCGTTTCGTCGACGCTATCGAGCAAATGCGTTCCTCACCTGAGGCAATAGCTGGTTACAGTGCAGCTTTGGCGTCAATTTTGGGCAGCGTACGTTACTCTCCGCTCGGCATTCCGCATACCAAAGGCAAAGTAGTATTCAATACGGCTGAGGAACTATTGCGCTCAGCATCCCAAAATAGTCGCATGTCCCTGAATCGTACACAAGCGGGTTGGCTGCTAATCGGTGCCATAATGACGCTTGGTTCACCGGTTGTTAAAGGCTTGTTACCACGTATGCTATTGTTATGGCGCAACTCTTTTCCGCGTTCCAATAAGGAGCTTGAATCGGAGAAAGCGCGCGGTGATGCTTTTACCTGGCAGGTAACTTTGGAGGGACGTGCTGGTGCACTCTCTGTGATGCACAGTTTCCTGCTAAATTGTCCAGATCTGGTGACAGAGGATATAACACGGCGCCTGCTCACTCCCATCGAGAGTGCGCTCGCCATGCTGGTGAA CCTCTCATCGGTTTTGAAAAGTTATGGCACGCAGTTGAAGGCGCCCGCAGCTATGGTGCGTTTGCGGCTATATGAGACGCTTTCTCTGCTGCCACCGAACGTATTGGAGTCATCGTATACACATCTGCTGCGCATGCTTGTAGCCGAGTTCACACTCTCTGAAAATCCAGCTAACACAACGAACTCTTTGTTACGTGCACTTTGTCATGGAGATGATTCTATTATTTTGGGCACTTGGCTGCAAGAGACAGATCATCGAACTATTGAGGACCAG ATGGAACCTAATCGTAGATCCGATGGCGAGCAT CTGCAGCCGAACAGCGCTGCCGGGTCGGGTGCGCTTGAGCATGATCATTGCTGCTTATATCGTCCACCAATCGGTGGCTTGGTGGGCACTGCCGCTATCGTCGCTGTCTCCAATGCACACGTAAACAAAGTCGATCAATGTCCTGGACCCTTGCCATTGGGCGTTGCTGTCATCGACATGTCCGTCACGCTGTTTGGTCTAATCTTTCCGAAAGTGGCTAATAAACATCGCCTGCAAATGCTGGAACATTTCGCCGAGTGTATACGTCAAGCGAAGAGTAGCCGTCAAGAAGCAGTACAGatgaatatttttactgcaatgcTGAGCGGTTTAAAGGGTCTTACCGACAGCAAGAGCGGCATTGGTCAGGAGGATGTAAAGAAGAGTGCTACGAATTTGGTTGTTGCCGCTTTGGTAAGCACCAATTCCACACTACGTTGCGCCGCCGGTGAAGCAATTGGACGCATGGCGCAAGTTGTAGGTGACTCGCGCTTTACCGCCGAATTGGCGCAAAATTCATTTGACAAATTGAAGTCGGCACGTGATGTTGTTACGCGCACTGGCCATTCACTTGCTTTGGGCTGCTTGCATCGCTACGTTGGCGGCATGGGCTCGTCACATCATTTGAACACCAGCGTTTCGATACTGTTGGCATTAGCGCAAGATATTTCGTCACCGGTGGTGCAGGTTTGGTCGCTGTACGCATTGGCGCTCATCGCTGACTCTGGCGGGCCAATGTTTCGTGGTTATGTGGAGGCAACATTATCATTGTGTTTGAAGTTATTGCTCGCTGTGCCGCAGTCCAATGTCGATGTGCACCAGTGCATCGGCCGTGTTTTAAATGCACTCATTACAACCGTGGGCCCAGAATTGCAG AGCAACAACGGCGTCGTTGGAGCCATGCGTTCATCTTTCCTGTGTGCGTCTGCCATTATGCAAGCACATACCGATCCACTTGTGCAGGCCGAGGCAACCGGTTGTTTGCAGCAGTTGCATCTCTTCGGTCCGAAATATGTTAATTTGAGTTCACTGGTGCCAACCTTGGTCAAAACGCTCTCGAGTAACTACTTAATGCTGCGTAAAGCAGCTGTATCTTGTCTGCGCCAGTTGTCGCAGCGCGAGGCTAAAGAAGTGTGCGAACTGGCGCTTACCATGACGCCGGAGCAATGTCCTGGCATTACAATCACTGAGTATGGGCTTCCGGGCGTACTCTTTGCAATGCTAGATACCGAAACCGATGCGGAAATGTTGAAGAATATACATGACACATTAACGTCCATGCTACAGATGTTGGCTTCCGATAATTTAAGCTCGTGGTTGAGTTtgtgtaaaaatgtattaacaGTAGCCGTTGAGGGTACCTCACTACAGGACGAGACGAGTGGCATAAAGAACGATGCTATTAATAGCAAGTCCAGCGGTAGTAATGACAACGCAAATAGAGGTGAAcgcgatgatgatgacgatgaggAAGAAGATTATGATGACGTAACCGAGTACCATGCTGAGGAGAATACCTCTACACATCCGGCAGTACAGCCGCGATGGCCGACGCGCGTTTTTGCAGCGCAGTGCGTCCGTAAAATCATAGCCACTTGTGAAGCGGCCAATCCAATACATCTGGACTTGATACAGGCTAAGGAGATGCAAATGATAAAATCACGTGGCGACTATCTGATATTACATCTTGCAGAGTTAATACGCATGTCATTCATGGCAGCCACATCGGACTCTGATCAACTGAGATTGGAGGGTTTACGCACTTTGCAAGAGATAATCGATCGATTCGCGAATGTGCCAGAACCAGAATTCCCAGGGCATTTGCTGCTAGAACAGTTCCAGGCGCAG GTTGGCGCCGCACTACGTCCCGCTTTCTCACCGGACACTCCTTCCCATGTTACTGCGGCCGCTTGTGAAGTTTGTTCTGCTTGGATTGGTTCTGGTGTTGCACGAGACCTTAACGATCTTCGTCGTGTACACCATTTACTGGTATCTTCCCTAGACAAACTGCACACAAAAACTAACAGCACCCAATTATACAATGAATCCATGGCAACGTTGGAGAAGTTGAGTATTCTAAAAGCTTGGGCTGAGGTGTACATTGTTGCAATGATCGGCAATGGTTCTGCGCCTGCTTCCTTGCTGCAAAAAAAACTCACATCGTCGAACGCTATAACACCTCTTACAAGTGGTCTGGATTTGGATGGCGCTGATGCGGCCGGCGGCGATTTTGGCGATTTTGAAAGCCGCGGAGAAAGTCTACTCAATTTGGTTAAACCAGAGCTGGGCAATTTGTCCACACATTGGCTAGCGGCAATGAAAGATCACGCgcttttgctattgcctgcGGAATTCCAAAGTCAATTGCCGCATGATGGGGGCGCCTTTTATACTACAGATACCATCAACTCGTCTAAACCACATTATTTGTCATCGTGGCCGCCCATTCTGTATGCAGCTTCGTTGTGGCTGAAGGACGAAGGATTTGCCGCGTACGCAAATACAAGTGCAACAGGTACTGATGGTGCCGCCTACGAAACCAACAATAACATTTCACACGGTTCACTCTCGGCCGATCGTTTTCACATGGTTTTCGGCATTTGCATGGAGGCCTTGTGTAGCACACGTACCTCGGAAAAACCGAAGAATGTCATTAGTTGCTTACAATCACTTTACACGATCTTTGATTCCGACTGGGCGCGCAAACAGTTGATTAAGAACAAAACGTTGATCATTGAACTGTGCAACGTTTTGCACCGTCAGATTTTGACACGTGATGAGCTGCTGGTACAGCTACTCTGCATGGAAATACTAAAACAGTCAATACAAGCGGCCAAGGAAGATCTACAAATAAAACGTGAACAACATCttgctcaaaataaaaataatgacaaCACCGACAATGCGCATCTGCAGACAGAAATCGAGAATTTGGGAGAAGGCGGTGAAGGAGGTGAGATTGTGCCCGGCACCTCACACGTCTATGCCGTACTGGAGGTGTGTCTTTGTGTATTTGTAAGACAAATACCCTCGATGAATCCGAGTGTGGCCAGCAAGCTCAGCACAATTCAATTCAAGCAGGAACTGGCCGCCAAAAGCAGCACATCACAATCCTTCTTCTCCATATTGGCTGAGGATAATGGTATGCTAGTTGCTAGTGGCTTGCAATGTGTCGAAGAACTAACAGCACTGTGCTCACCAAAAGGTGCACTAACAATTTTGCCAACCATCGTCTTCATGACCACATCGATAATGCGCGAAATCGCCAACAAATCGGCCATCGACACCACAATACTCGCAAGCACGGGCGCCGTACAGGCGTCTCTGCATACGCTCAAATCAGTGTGCACCGATCGCTTGGCGAAGCACGAGACAGTTTCCGCTGACTGGATGGAAATATTGCAAAGCGCTTTAGCCACTATTATCGATATGACAAAAACTGCGGGTGATGAGGAAGAGCGCAAGGTGGATGAGGTGACCATGTTATTGGCCATTGCCGTATTCATACTGCATACACCTGCGTCGGTGGTTTCTGCACCATCACTACAATATCCATGTATTAATCACTTCCGACAGTGCATGCAGTCGGAGCATTTGTCTGTGAAACTGAAATGCATACAAACTACACGTTCGATTTTCGCCAAAGCTGATCTTAAGATATCCACACCGTACATACACGCGCTTGCGCCACGCATCATCGAGGGTTTGTATGCAGAAACGGCAAAAACGCCACGCACCGACATGGAGCTGCAGATAACTCTCGAAAGTATACTAACTGTGGAGACGTTGATAGAATTGGCGGAACCGCAAAATC GCATACAAATGTTAACACTACTTGTTCCTGTACTCATAAACTATTTGGCCGAACCAACAAAGCTGCGAACATTACCGAAATACCAGCGCCAGTTGCATGAGCAATCCCTCCAGTGGTTAATGAAGATCGGTCCCAAATACCCGCAAGAGTTCAAGGCATTAATGGGCCAAACGCTGGAGCTGCGTCAGAAACTCGAAACGGCCATACGCAATCAACAGCAGTCAATTAATATCGCCAATAAAGCAAGCGAATTACAGGCGCGCGGCGGTATGGCCAAGCCGCAGAAGCCAACCATTAAATTGAAGACGGACTTCAGCAATTTCCAGTAA